The Heyndrickxia acidicola sequence CTTCTTGGGCATTCAGATGCAGATGTTCTTTTACATACAGTTGCGGATGCTTGTTTAGGAGCAGTAGGGGAAGGAGATATTGGAAAGCACTTCCCGGATACGGATCCGGCATTTAAGGATGCGGATTCAGCAAAACTATTGTCTCATGTATGGGAGGTAGTTAAAACAAAAGGCTATTCACTAAGCAATGTGGACTGCACCATAATAGCCCAAAAGCCTAAAATGGCTCCGTATATCGAAAAGATGAGAGAGCGGATTGCCGAGCTTTTGGAAGGAAGCATTGATCAAGTAAATGTAAAAGCAACGACTACTGAAAAGCT is a genomic window containing:
- the ispF gene encoding 2-C-methyl-D-erythritol 2,4-cyclodiphosphate synthase: MFRIGQGFDVHQLTEGRPLIIGGIEIPYEKGLLGHSDADVLLHTVADACLGAVGEGDIGKHFPDTDPAFKDADSAKLLSHVWEVVKTKGYSLSNVDCTIIAQKPKMAPYIEKMRERIAELLEGSIDQVNVKATTTEKLGFTGRGEGIAAQAVILLQKL